One part of the Mytilus trossulus isolate FHL-02 chromosome 11, PNRI_Mtr1.1.1.hap1, whole genome shotgun sequence genome encodes these proteins:
- the LOC134691527 gene encoding protein archease-like isoform X2 — MADGEQRIIPDIKYEYLDHTADVQFSGGDNLKEAFEQCATAMFGYMTTDYSRVEMTDTQEIEVEADDMENLLFHFLDEWLFVFSAEPFFIPRVVEITEFDKENLKLKCKGYGEEFDISKHPQGTEVKAITYSNMQIYDGDKHEVFVIIDI, encoded by the exons aTCTAGATCATACAGCTGATGTGCA ATTTTCAGGGGGAGATAATTTAAAAGAAGCATTTGAACAATGTGCAACAGCCATGTTTGGTTATATGACAACAGACTACAGTCGTGTAGAAATGACAGACACACAGGAAATAGAAGTGGAAG CTGATGACATGGAAAATctgttatttcactttttagATGAATGGCTGTTTGTATTTTCTGCTGAACCTTTCTTTATCCCCAGG GTTGTTGAAATAACAgaatttgataaagaaaatttaaaactgaagtGTAAAGG ttatgGAGAAGAATTTGATATCTCAAAACATCCTCAG GGAACAGAAGTAAAAGCTATCACCTATTCTAATATGCAGATCTATGACGGAGATAAACATGAAGTTTTtgtcattattgatatttaa
- the LOC134691527 gene encoding protein archease-like isoform X1: MADGEQRIIPDIKYEYLDHTADVQLHAWGDNLKEAFEQCATAMFGYMTTDYSRVEMTDTQEIEVEADDMENLLFHFLDEWLFVFSAEPFFIPRVVEITEFDKENLKLKCKGYGEEFDISKHPQGTEVKAITYSNMQIYDGDKHEVFVIIDI, encoded by the exons aTCTAGATCATACAGCTGATGTGCA GTTGCATGCAT GGGGAGATAATTTAAAAGAAGCATTTGAACAATGTGCAACAGCCATGTTTGGTTATATGACAACAGACTACAGTCGTGTAGAAATGACAGACACACAGGAAATAGAAGTGGAAG CTGATGACATGGAAAATctgttatttcactttttagATGAATGGCTGTTTGTATTTTCTGCTGAACCTTTCTTTATCCCCAGG GTTGTTGAAATAACAgaatttgataaagaaaatttaaaactgaagtGTAAAGG ttatgGAGAAGAATTTGATATCTCAAAACATCCTCAG GGAACAGAAGTAAAAGCTATCACCTATTCTAATATGCAGATCTATGACGGAGATAAACATGAAGTTTTtgtcattattgatatttaa
- the LOC134691527 gene encoding protein archease-like isoform X5, whose product MCRGDNLKEAFEQCATAMFGYMTTDYSRVEMTDTQEIEVEADDMENLLFHFLDEWLFVFSAEPFFIPRVVEITEFDKENLKLKCKGYGEEFDISKHPQGTEVKAITYSNMQIYDGDKHEVFVIIDI is encoded by the exons ATGTGCA GGGGAGATAATTTAAAAGAAGCATTTGAACAATGTGCAACAGCCATGTTTGGTTATATGACAACAGACTACAGTCGTGTAGAAATGACAGACACACAGGAAATAGAAGTGGAAG CTGATGACATGGAAAATctgttatttcactttttagATGAATGGCTGTTTGTATTTTCTGCTGAACCTTTCTTTATCCCCAGG GTTGTTGAAATAACAgaatttgataaagaaaatttaaaactgaagtGTAAAGG ttatgGAGAAGAATTTGATATCTCAAAACATCCTCAG GGAACAGAAGTAAAAGCTATCACCTATTCTAATATGCAGATCTATGACGGAGATAAACATGAAGTTTTtgtcattattgatatttaa
- the LOC134691527 gene encoding protein archease-like isoform X3: MKSVGYEVHHRFSGGDNLKEAFEQCATAMFGYMTTDYSRVEMTDTQEIEVEADDMENLLFHFLDEWLFVFSAEPFFIPRVVEITEFDKENLKLKCKGYGEEFDISKHPQGTEVKAITYSNMQIYDGDKHEVFVIIDI, encoded by the exons ATGAAGAGTGTGGGTTATGAAGTACATCATAG ATTTTCAGGGGGAGATAATTTAAAAGAAGCATTTGAACAATGTGCAACAGCCATGTTTGGTTATATGACAACAGACTACAGTCGTGTAGAAATGACAGACACACAGGAAATAGAAGTGGAAG CTGATGACATGGAAAATctgttatttcactttttagATGAATGGCTGTTTGTATTTTCTGCTGAACCTTTCTTTATCCCCAGG GTTGTTGAAATAACAgaatttgataaagaaaatttaaaactgaagtGTAAAGG ttatgGAGAAGAATTTGATATCTCAAAACATCCTCAG GGAACAGAAGTAAAAGCTATCACCTATTCTAATATGCAGATCTATGACGGAGATAAACATGAAGTTTTtgtcattattgatatttaa
- the LOC134691527 gene encoding protein archease-like isoform X4: MKYIIGGDNLKEAFEQCATAMFGYMTTDYSRVEMTDTQEIEVEADDMENLLFHFLDEWLFVFSAEPFFIPRVVEITEFDKENLKLKCKGYGEEFDISKHPQGTEVKAITYSNMQIYDGDKHEVFVIIDI, from the exons ATGAAGTACATCATAG GGGGAGATAATTTAAAAGAAGCATTTGAACAATGTGCAACAGCCATGTTTGGTTATATGACAACAGACTACAGTCGTGTAGAAATGACAGACACACAGGAAATAGAAGTGGAAG CTGATGACATGGAAAATctgttatttcactttttagATGAATGGCTGTTTGTATTTTCTGCTGAACCTTTCTTTATCCCCAGG GTTGTTGAAATAACAgaatttgataaagaaaatttaaaactgaagtGTAAAGG ttatgGAGAAGAATTTGATATCTCAAAACATCCTCAG GGAACAGAAGTAAAAGCTATCACCTATTCTAATATGCAGATCTATGACGGAGATAAACATGAAGTTTTtgtcattattgatatttaa